In Methylobacterium aquaticum, the following are encoded in one genomic region:
- a CDS encoding putative bifunctional diguanylate cyclase/phosphodiesterase has product MSEPGSQEPSSDLPHGGGGPNLRASIRRDQLEAVRRSVQHAMPVNAALGVTGALVAAHFGLGGVGLVWFTASSIVNLTRFGLCRAPCLGLTTAEDAPPDLARAASGAVDRHLHLATAAAFLSGLVWSLTALLCDGFTAPQSLFYLVVVCGITAGAVTHGMAYAAIPASFITPPLLTVAGCLAWSGGFERTCLALTVVLYLAALLRSAIETERGFRRTSKLKNEATALARARQEAHAAASALADEMRRRATHDALTGLMNRAGFAQAAEARILLSGPAPCLMLLDLDGFKSVNDVYGHSTGDRVLIEVAQRLRRTLPPGAVAARFGGDEFAVLYDPCTDAPCTDGPRADYPRAGWPPADLAAALIGAVVEPFESFDAGRLGVSIGLCHAHGPSLTQMLSCADEALYAAKAAGRNRFRIFDEGLRGHLEMRRDGERDLSHALAENGLAVWFQPIFGEGGTRIAGLEALVRWHHPVHGWIPPGEIVAAAARSGLSESLLRFILEQVCGAMQTLRADGIRDVRVAMNVSPREMGQLPVDEIVLDRLRALGLSPALLEIEITEETALDIEAVQHKLLALSGAGIRVALDDFGTGYSSLASLRQLSAGRVKIDRSLVTGLSASDDKRGLVQAVLGLGRSLGLEVVAEGIETADDLASLRHLGCPFFQGYHLGRPVPADQALRQVLARRTDAA; this is encoded by the coding sequence ATGTCCGAACCAGGCAGCCAGGAACCAAGCTCCGACCTGCCGCATGGTGGCGGCGGTCCGAACCTGCGCGCCTCGATCCGGCGCGACCAGCTCGAGGCGGTACGCCGCAGCGTGCAGCACGCCATGCCGGTCAACGCGGCGCTCGGCGTCACCGGAGCGCTGGTCGCGGCCCATTTCGGTCTCGGCGGTGTGGGTCTCGTCTGGTTCACGGCGTCCTCGATCGTCAACCTCACCCGGTTCGGCCTGTGCCGGGCGCCCTGCCTCGGTCTCACCACCGCCGAGGACGCGCCGCCGGACCTCGCCCGTGCCGCCTCCGGCGCGGTCGACCGGCACCTGCATCTCGCCACCGCGGCGGCATTCCTGTCGGGCCTCGTCTGGTCCCTGACGGCGCTGCTGTGCGACGGGTTCACCGCGCCCCAGAGCCTGTTCTACCTCGTCGTGGTCTGCGGCATCACCGCCGGCGCCGTCACCCACGGCATGGCCTATGCGGCGATTCCCGCGAGCTTCATCACGCCGCCGCTCCTGACGGTGGCGGGCTGCCTTGCCTGGAGCGGCGGGTTCGAGCGCACCTGCCTGGCGCTGACGGTGGTGCTCTACCTCGCGGCCCTCCTGCGCAGCGCCATCGAGACCGAGCGCGGCTTCCGCCGCACCTCCAAGCTGAAGAACGAGGCCACGGCGCTCGCCCGGGCCCGCCAGGAGGCGCATGCGGCGGCGAGCGCCCTGGCCGACGAGATGCGCCGGCGCGCCACCCACGACGCCCTCACCGGCCTGATGAACCGGGCCGGCTTCGCGCAGGCGGCGGAGGCGCGGATCCTCCTCTCGGGTCCCGCCCCCTGCCTGATGCTGCTCGACCTCGACGGCTTCAAGTCGGTCAACGACGTCTACGGCCACTCGACCGGCGACCGGGTGCTGATCGAGGTGGCGCAGCGCCTGCGCCGGACCCTGCCGCCCGGAGCGGTGGCGGCCCGCTTCGGCGGCGACGAGTTCGCGGTGCTGTACGACCCTTGCACCGATGCCCCTTGCACCGACGGCCCTCGCGCCGACTATCCTCGCGCGGGATGGCCGCCCGCGGATCTGGCGGCGGCGCTGATCGGGGCGGTGGTCGAGCCGTTCGAGAGCTTCGATGCGGGCCGCCTCGGCGTCAGCATCGGCCTGTGCCACGCCCACGGGCCCAGCCTGACCCAGATGCTGAGCTGCGCCGACGAGGCGCTCTACGCCGCCAAGGCCGCCGGGCGGAACCGCTTCCGGATCTTCGACGAGGGCCTGCGCGGCCACCTCGAGATGCGGCGCGACGGCGAGCGCGACCTGTCGCACGCGCTGGCCGAGAACGGCCTCGCGGTCTGGTTCCAGCCGATCTTCGGCGAGGGCGGCACCCGCATCGCCGGCCTCGAGGCCCTGGTGCGCTGGCACCACCCGGTCCATGGCTGGATCCCGCCCGGCGAGATCGTCGCCGCCGCGGCCCGGTCCGGCCTGTCCGAATCGCTCCTGCGCTTCATCCTGGAGCAGGTCTGCGGCGCGATGCAGACCTTGCGGGCCGACGGCATCCGCGACGTGCGGGTGGCGATGAACGTCTCGCCGCGGGAGATGGGGCAGCTCCCGGTCGACGAGATCGTGCTCGACCGCCTGCGGGCCCTGGGCCTGTCGCCCGCGCTCCTCGAGATCGAGATCACCGAGGAGACCGCCCTCGACATCGAGGCGGTGCAGCACAAGCTCCTCGCGCTGTCCGGCGCCGGCATCCGGGTCGCCCTCGACGATTTCGGCACCGGCTACTCGTCGCTGGCCTCGTTGCGCCAGCTCAGCGCCGGCCGGGTCAAGATCGACCGCAGCCTGGTCACCGGCCTGTCGGCCTCCGACGACAAGCGCGGGCTGGTCCAGGCGGTGCTGGGCCTCGGCCGGTCCCTCGGCCTCGAAGTGGTGGCCGAGGGCATCGAGACGGCCGACGACCTCGCCAGCTTACGCCATCTCGGCTGCCCGTTCTTCCAGGGTTACCATCTCGGCCGTCCGGTCCCGGCCGACCAGGCGCTCCGCCAGGTCCTGGCCCGCCGCACGGACGCCGCCTGA
- a CDS encoding restriction endonuclease: MGRRDRLWRDDDPSTHAYTTPKVVICPLCERPIPPGARQSRHHLTPKLKGGTHGETVQLHQICHSAIHARHSEAELARRLSDVESLRAEPEIARFLAWVRGKPDDFHTATRMTRTRRETRRSFR; the protein is encoded by the coding sequence TTGGGACGCCGTGATCGGCTCTGGCGCGACGACGACCCCTCCACCCATGCCTACACGACCCCGAAGGTCGTGATCTGCCCGCTCTGCGAGCGGCCGATCCCGCCCGGTGCCCGCCAGAGCCGGCACCATCTGACGCCGAAGCTGAAGGGCGGTACCCATGGCGAGACGGTGCAGCTGCACCAGATCTGCCACTCGGCGATCCATGCCCGCCACAGCGAGGCCGAGCTGGCGCGCCGGCTCAGCGACGTCGAGAGCCTGCGGGCCGAGCCGGAGATCGCCCGCTTCCTCGCCTGGGTCCGCGGCAAGCCGGACGATTTCCACACCGCGACGCGGATGACCCGGACGCGGCGGGAGACCAGGCGGAGCTTTCGATAG
- a CDS encoding metallophosphoesterase, with product MAVFFTADTHFGDSHILRQRGRLFTAIDHHDETLVANWNAVVGPGDEVWHVGDFAAHAERAHCAAIFSRLNGVKRLVRGNHDSNRVLDLPWADPPVESARVTLREDGREWRLFLAHYAHRAWPGLWRGTRHLYGHTHGTLPDTTRSCDVGVDAWEYRPVRLAALAARQDAATLVPEELARDAGGERNRAATADIV from the coding sequence ATGGCCGTCTTCTTCACTGCCGACACGCATTTCGGCGACAGCCACATCCTGCGCCAGCGCGGCCGCCTGTTCACGGCGATCGACCACCACGACGAGACCCTGGTGGCGAACTGGAACGCGGTCGTCGGGCCCGGGGACGAGGTCTGGCATGTCGGCGATTTCGCGGCCCATGCCGAACGCGCCCATTGCGCGGCGATCTTCTCGCGGCTGAACGGCGTCAAGCGCCTGGTGCGCGGCAACCACGACAGCAACCGCGTCCTCGACCTGCCCTGGGCCGACCCGCCGGTCGAGAGCGCGCGGGTCACCCTGCGGGAGGATGGCCGCGAATGGCGGCTGTTCCTGGCGCATTACGCCCACCGGGCCTGGCCGGGCCTGTGGCGCGGCACCCGCCACCTCTACGGCCATACCCACGGGACGCTCCCCGACACCACCCGCTCCTGCGACGTCGGGGTCGATGCCTGGGAGTACCGCCCGGTCCGCCTCGCCGCGCTCGCGGCGCGGCAGGACGCGGCGACCCTGGTGCCGGAGGAACTGGCCCGGGATGCGGGGGGCGAGCGGAATCGCGCCGCGACCGCCGACATCGTGTAG
- a CDS encoding methyl-accepting chemotaxis protein, with translation MMTDADDFRRSYARILVGLLWAHVPVAAALPLIAGDGGALAPGAAATLLATLATLSWWRDATGLRTRIATALALVGMAAVMLYASAGHPWQVDLHMYFFACLAVLAGWCDWRVILAATAATALHHLVLNLVLPGAVFPTGASLQRVLLHAGILAIEAAMLAWICRTVARTLAGLAQSGREMKAQMARLRDLEQEGETARVAAEHERRESVMRMAAAFEAAVGGIVGEVAAAAGELQATAHAMSQKAGTAAARSAEAEAAAGQAAGDVGTVAAATEELGASVREVGQQVGESAGLARAAVSEADRTAALVGELSEAASRIGDVVSLISGVADQTNLLALNATIEAARAGAAGRGFAVVAAEVKELASQTARATQDISGQIGRIQGATGDAVRAIEAIGTRIRGMDGVASAVAAAVEEQGAATQEIIRAMDRAAAGTGSLTATIGAVAQAAGETGSAAGRVLASADALTHQAEHLGTEVARFLQGVRAA, from the coding sequence ATGATGACCGACGCCGACGACTTCCGCCGCTCCTACGCCCGCATCCTGGTCGGCCTGCTCTGGGCCCACGTTCCGGTGGCGGCGGCGCTGCCGCTCATCGCCGGCGACGGCGGCGCCCTCGCACCCGGGGCGGCCGCGACCCTGCTCGCGACGCTCGCCACCCTGTCGTGGTGGCGCGACGCGACCGGGCTGCGGACCCGGATCGCCACCGCTCTGGCGCTCGTCGGCATGGCGGCGGTGATGCTCTATGCCAGCGCCGGCCATCCCTGGCAGGTCGACCTGCACATGTACTTCTTCGCCTGCCTGGCGGTGCTCGCCGGCTGGTGCGACTGGCGGGTGATCCTGGCGGCCACCGCCGCCACGGCCCTGCATCATCTCGTCCTGAACCTGGTCCTGCCCGGCGCCGTCTTCCCGACGGGGGCGAGCCTGCAACGGGTGCTGCTCCATGCCGGGATCCTGGCGATCGAGGCGGCGATGCTGGCCTGGATCTGCCGCACCGTCGCCCGGACGCTGGCGGGGCTGGCGCAGTCCGGGCGCGAGATGAAGGCCCAGATGGCGCGCCTGCGCGACCTGGAACAGGAGGGCGAGACCGCCCGGGTGGCAGCCGAGCACGAGAGGCGCGAGAGCGTGATGCGGATGGCGGCGGCGTTCGAGGCGGCGGTGGGCGGCATCGTCGGCGAGGTCGCGGCGGCGGCCGGCGAGCTGCAGGCGACGGCCCACGCGATGTCCCAGAAGGCGGGCACCGCCGCCGCCCGCTCGGCCGAGGCCGAGGCCGCCGCGGGTCAGGCGGCGGGCGATGTCGGGACCGTGGCGGCCGCGACCGAGGAACTCGGCGCCTCGGTGCGCGAGGTCGGCCAGCAGGTCGGGGAATCCGCCGGCCTCGCCCGTGCCGCCGTGAGCGAGGCCGACCGCACCGCCGCCCTCGTCGGCGAATTGAGCGAGGCCGCCTCCCGGATCGGCGACGTGGTGAGCCTGATCTCGGGCGTCGCCGACCAGACCAACCTGCTGGCGCTGAACGCCACCATCGAGGCGGCCCGCGCGGGTGCGGCGGGACGGGGCTTCGCGGTGGTGGCGGCCGAGGTCAAGGAACTGGCAAGCCAGACCGCGAGGGCGACGCAGGACATCAGCGGCCAGATCGGCCGCATCCAGGGCGCCACCGGCGACGCCGTGCGGGCGATCGAGGCGATCGGCACGCGCATCCGCGGGATGGACGGGGTGGCCTCCGCCGTGGCGGCGGCGGTCGAGGAGCAGGGCGCGGCGACCCAGGAGATCATCCGCGCCATGGACCGGGCCGCCGCCGGCACCGGCTCGCTCACCGCCACCATCGGCGCCGTGGCGCAGGCCGCCGGCGAGACCGGCTCCGCCGCCGGCCGGGTGCTCGCCTCCGCCGACGCCCTGACGCATCAGGCCGAGCATCTCGGAACCGAGGTCGCGCGCTTCCTGCAAGGCGTGCGGGCGGCGTGA
- a CDS encoding transglycosylase domain-containing protein: MAKGRERKGRVEPRFEADGPGDPASLDLRLSRGDRAGGGVAKDTSRGKAAPKRSARAAAAPRRRRRSFLGTLVYGTMILGLWGLVAVAGIVAYHASQLPPIDQLAVPKRPPNIAILASDGSLLANRGETGGRTVSIRELPPYLPRAFVAIEDRRFYSHLGIDPVGIARAIGQNLTRRGVAQGGSTLTQQLAKNLFLTQERTASRKIQEAILALWLEHTYTKDEILELYLNRVYFGAGAYGVEAAAQRYFAKPAKDVTLAEAAMLGGLVQAPSRLAPNRNLPAAQARAAQVLAAMQELGFAKPADVKVALAQPAKPARAKGGGSANYVADLVMDVLDDYVGKIESDVAVQTTVDPAIQAVAERALVDELNQKGGRYNVGQGAVVTMRPDGAIRALIGGRDYAQSQFNRATTAKRQPGSAFKPFVYLAAIDRGLTPDTVREDAPVNIKGWNPENYSRNYSGPVTLRDALAHSLNTVAVRLGMEVGPKAVVQTAQRLGITSPLQANASIALGTSEVTPLELVGAYATFANGGMGVIPYVIASVKTSDGKTVYKRAPSGLGRVIDPNAVGMMNAMMHEVFVSGTAKKGDIPGWDLAGKTGTSQDFRDAWVIGFSGTLVTGVWLGNDDGEPTKKVSGGNLPVEIWNRVMTTALRGDKPVPLPGAARWRRSSNAVASANPAPAEPQTLGGLIDGLVGGGQAPARQPAPQRGGPPREDKNFLERMFGID; encoded by the coding sequence ATGGCGAAGGGTCGGGAGCGGAAGGGTCGGGTCGAGCCGCGCTTCGAGGCGGATGGCCCCGGAGATCCGGCATCCCTCGACCTGCGCCTGTCGCGCGGGGACCGGGCGGGAGGCGGCGTGGCCAAGGACACATCCAGGGGCAAGGCCGCGCCGAAGCGGTCGGCCCGCGCGGCCGCGGCACCGCGGCGCCGGCGGCGCTCGTTCCTCGGCACCCTCGTCTACGGCACGATGATCCTCGGCCTGTGGGGGCTGGTGGCGGTGGCCGGCATCGTCGCCTACCACGCCTCGCAGCTGCCGCCGATCGACCAGCTCGCGGTGCCGAAGCGCCCGCCCAACATCGCGATCCTGGCCTCCGACGGCTCGCTGCTCGCCAATCGCGGCGAGACCGGCGGGCGCACGGTGAGCATCCGCGAATTGCCGCCCTACCTGCCCCGCGCCTTCGTGGCGATCGAGGACCGGCGCTTCTACTCGCATCTCGGCATCGATCCGGTCGGCATCGCCCGCGCCATCGGCCAGAACCTGACCCGCCGCGGCGTCGCCCAGGGCGGCTCGACCCTGACCCAGCAGCTCGCCAAGAACCTCTTCCTGACCCAGGAGCGCACCGCCTCGCGCAAGATCCAGGAGGCGATCCTGGCTTTGTGGCTCGAGCACACCTACACCAAGGACGAGATCCTCGAACTCTACCTCAACCGGGTCTATTTCGGTGCCGGCGCCTACGGCGTCGAAGCGGCGGCGCAGCGCTACTTCGCCAAGCCCGCCAAGGACGTGACGCTGGCCGAAGCCGCGATGCTCGGCGGCCTCGTCCAGGCGCCCTCGCGGCTCGCTCCCAACCGCAACCTGCCCGCCGCGCAGGCCCGGGCCGCCCAGGTGCTGGCGGCGATGCAGGAGCTGGGCTTCGCCAAGCCGGCCGACGTGAAGGTGGCGCTCGCCCAGCCGGCGAAGCCTGCGCGGGCCAAGGGCGGCGGCTCGGCCAATTACGTCGCCGATCTCGTGATGGATGTGCTCGACGATTACGTCGGCAAGATCGAGTCCGACGTCGCGGTGCAGACCACCGTCGATCCGGCGATCCAGGCGGTGGCCGAGCGGGCGCTGGTCGACGAGCTGAACCAGAAGGGCGGACGCTACAATGTCGGCCAGGGCGCCGTCGTGACGATGCGGCCGGACGGGGCGATCCGCGCGCTCATCGGCGGGCGCGACTACGCCCAGAGCCAGTTCAACCGCGCCACCACCGCCAAGCGCCAGCCCGGCTCGGCCTTCAAGCCCTTCGTCTACCTCGCGGCGATCGATCGGGGCCTGACCCCCGACACGGTGCGGGAGGACGCGCCGGTCAACATCAAGGGCTGGAACCCGGAGAACTATTCGCGCAACTACAGCGGCCCCGTGACCCTGCGCGACGCGCTCGCCCACTCGCTCAACACCGTGGCGGTGCGGCTCGGCATGGAGGTCGGCCCGAAGGCGGTGGTGCAGACGGCGCAACGCCTCGGCATCACCTCGCCGCTCCAGGCCAATGCCTCGATCGCGCTCGGCACCTCCGAGGTGACGCCGCTCGAGCTGGTGGGCGCCTACGCGACCTTCGCCAATGGCGGCATGGGGGTGATCCCCTACGTGATCGCCAGCGTGAAGACCTCCGACGGAAAGACCGTCTACAAGCGCGCCCCGAGCGGGCTCGGCCGGGTGATCGACCCCAACGCGGTCGGCATGATGAACGCCATGATGCACGAGGTCTTCGTCAGCGGCACCGCGAAGAAGGGCGACATCCCGGGCTGGGACCTCGCCGGCAAGACCGGCACCAGCCAGGATTTTCGCGATGCCTGGGTGATCGGCTTCTCCGGCACCCTGGTCACGGGCGTCTGGCTCGGCAACGACGACGGCGAGCCGACCAAGAAGGTCTCCGGCGGTAACCTGCCGGTCGAGATCTGGAACCGGGTGATGACCACGGCCCTGCGTGGCGACAAGCCGGTGCCCCTGCCCGGCGCCGCCCGCTGGCGCCGCAGCAGCAACGCCGTCGCGTCCGCCAACCCCGCCCCCGCCGAGCCGCAGACGCTCGGCGGCCTGATCGACGGCCTCGTCGGCGGCGGCCAGGCCCCGGCGCGCCAGCCGGCCCCGCAGCGGGGCGGACCGCCGCGGGAGGACAAGAACTTCCTGGAGCGGATGTTCGGGATCGACTGA
- the thiC gene encoding phosphomethylpyrimidine synthase ThiC: MNAPILAKDLPHSVTTGPITGSAKAYASPRDRSDLRIPYREIVLTDPGEAPVRVYDPSGPYTETGARIDLRAGLPEIRAPWIETRGYAAVAPRAVRPEDNGFVPEDRLVAPCPAARTVRRGEAGQPVTQYEFARAGIVTEEMIYVAHRENLCREAMLAGAEGKLADGESFGAAIPPFITPDFVREEVARGRAIIPANINHTELEPMAIGRNFLVKINANIGNSAVTSSAADEVEKMVWAIRWGADTVMDLSTGRNIHNIRGWILRNAPVPIGTVPIYQALEKVGGDPLKLDWAVFKDTLIEQAEQGVDYFTIHAGVRLAHVPLTARRVTGIVSRGGSIMARWCLAGHRESFLYERFEEICDICRAYDVSFSLGDGLRPGSIADANDAAQFAELETLGALTKIAHAKGCQVMIEGPGHVPMHKIKVNMDKQLRECGEAPFYTLGPLTTDVAPGYDHITSGIGAAMIGWYGTAMLCYVTPKEHLGLPNRDDVKTGVITYKIAAHAADLAKGHPAAQVRDDALSRARFDFRWEDQFNLSLDPDTARAYHDETLPKDAHKVAHFCSMCGPKFCSMKITQDLRADVLAMEEASRVVAEATPLSEAERIAGMAQKSAEFLGEGGRLYVEPGE; the protein is encoded by the coding sequence ATGAACGCACCGATCCTCGCCAAAGACCTTCCGCACAGCGTCACCACCGGGCCGATCACCGGCTCGGCGAAGGCCTATGCGTCGCCGAGGGACCGCTCCGACTTGCGGATTCCCTATCGGGAGATCGTCCTGACCGATCCGGGCGAGGCGCCCGTGCGGGTCTACGATCCCTCCGGCCCCTATACCGAGACGGGCGCCCGCATCGACCTGCGAGCCGGCCTGCCGGAGATCCGCGCCCCCTGGATCGAGACCCGCGGCTATGCGGCGGTCGCGCCCCGGGCGGTGAGGCCGGAGGATAACGGCTTCGTGCCCGAGGACAGACTGGTGGCGCCGTGCCCGGCCGCCCGCACCGTGCGCCGGGGCGAGGCCGGCCAACCCGTGACCCAGTACGAGTTCGCGCGGGCCGGGATCGTCACCGAGGAGATGATCTACGTCGCCCACCGCGAGAACCTGTGCCGCGAGGCGATGCTGGCCGGCGCCGAGGGCAAGCTCGCCGACGGCGAGAGCTTCGGCGCGGCGATCCCGCCCTTCATCACCCCCGACTTCGTGCGCGAGGAGGTGGCGCGCGGGCGGGCGATCATCCCGGCCAACATCAATCACACCGAGTTGGAGCCGATGGCGATCGGCCGCAACTTCCTCGTCAAGATCAACGCCAATATCGGCAACTCGGCCGTCACCTCCTCGGCCGCCGACGAGGTCGAGAAGATGGTCTGGGCGATCCGCTGGGGCGCCGACACCGTCATGGACCTCTCGACGGGCCGCAACATCCACAACATCCGCGGCTGGATCCTGCGCAACGCGCCGGTCCCGATCGGCACGGTGCCGATCTACCAGGCGCTGGAGAAGGTCGGCGGCGATCCGCTCAAGCTCGACTGGGCGGTGTTCAAGGACACGCTGATCGAGCAGGCCGAGCAGGGGGTGGATTACTTCACCATCCATGCCGGCGTGCGCCTCGCCCACGTGCCGCTCACCGCACGGCGGGTCACCGGCATCGTCTCGCGCGGCGGCTCGATCATGGCGCGCTGGTGCCTCGCCGGGCACCGGGAATCGTTCCTCTACGAGCGCTTCGAGGAGATCTGCGACATCTGCCGCGCGTACGACGTCTCGTTCTCGCTCGGCGACGGCCTGCGCCCGGGCTCGATCGCGGATGCCAACGACGCGGCGCAGTTCGCCGAGCTGGAGACCCTGGGCGCACTCACCAAGATCGCCCACGCCAAGGGCTGCCAGGTGATGATCGAGGGCCCCGGCCACGTGCCGATGCACAAGATCAAGGTCAACATGGACAAGCAGCTCAGGGAGTGCGGCGAGGCGCCGTTCTACACGTTGGGCCCGCTCACCACCGACGTGGCGCCGGGCTACGACCACATCACGTCCGGCATCGGCGCGGCGATGATCGGCTGGTACGGCACCGCGATGCTCTGCTACGTCACCCCGAAGGAGCATCTCGGCCTGCCGAACCGCGACGACGTGAAGACCGGCGTCATCACCTACAAGATCGCCGCCCATGCCGCCGACCTCGCCAAGGGGCACCCGGCCGCGCAAGTGCGGGACGACGCCCTGTCGCGGGCCCGGTTCGACTTCCGCTGGGAGGACCAGTTCAACCTCTCCCTCGATCCGGATACCGCGCGCGCCTACCACGACGAGACCCTGCCGAAGGACGCCCACAAGGTCGCGCATTTCTGCTCGATGTGCGGCCCGAAATTCTGCTCGATGAAGA
- the zwf gene encoding glucose-6-phosphate dehydrogenase, translated as MHKIIPVAPFDAVVFGATGDLTMRKLLPALYYRFRDRQIPEESRIIAAARTHLGTGEYRDLAAAALERHVPAADRDSDTVTRFLDHLAYVAVDGAGDAGWEDLANLLAEHPDHVRPYYLATSPSLYGSICRNLSAHGLIGERSRVVLEKPIGHDLASARAINDQVGKVFPESQIFRIDHYLGKETVQNLLALRFANTIFERLWNADVIDHVQITVAETVGVEGRGGYYDTSGALRDMLQNHMLQLLCLLGMESPLSLDADAVRDEKLKVLRALKPIPAHEVPLRTVRGQYVAGAVNGQPVPGYVADLAEDRTSLTETFVALKLELMTPRWAGVPFYLRTGKRLPQKVSEIVVQFRSSPFSIFSDEFAREPNRLVIRLQPQEGIKLEVMTKEPGPGGMRLRSTGLDISFEETFNQRYPDAYERLLMDVVRGNATLFMRRDEVEAAWAWADTLLNAWADRPEPPRPYPAGTWGPTAAIALIERDGRTWHEDIG; from the coding sequence ATGCACAAGATCATCCCCGTCGCCCCCTTCGATGCCGTCGTGTTCGGCGCCACCGGCGACCTGACGATGCGCAAGCTGCTGCCGGCGCTCTATTACCGCTTCCGCGATCGGCAGATCCCGGAGGAGAGCCGCATCATCGCGGCGGCGCGCACCCATCTCGGCACCGGCGAGTACCGGGACCTCGCCGCCGCGGCCCTGGAGCGCCACGTCCCGGCCGCTGACCGTGATTCCGACACAGTGACGCGCTTCCTCGATCATCTGGCCTATGTGGCGGTGGACGGGGCAGGGGATGCGGGCTGGGAGGATCTGGCGAACCTGCTCGCCGAGCATCCCGACCACGTCCGGCCGTATTATCTCGCCACCTCGCCGAGCCTCTACGGCTCGATCTGCCGCAACCTCAGTGCCCATGGCCTGATCGGCGAGCGCTCCCGCGTGGTGCTGGAGAAGCCGATCGGCCACGACCTCGCCTCGGCGCGGGCCATCAACGACCAGGTCGGCAAGGTCTTTCCCGAGAGCCAGATCTTCCGCATCGACCATTACCTCGGCAAGGAGACGGTGCAGAACCTGCTGGCCCTGCGCTTCGCCAACACGATCTTCGAGCGGCTGTGGAATGCCGACGTGATCGACCACGTGCAGATCACGGTGGCCGAGACCGTGGGGGTTGAGGGCCGCGGCGGCTATTACGATACGTCGGGCGCGCTGCGCGACATGCTGCAGAACCACATGCTGCAGCTCCTCTGCCTGCTCGGCATGGAGAGCCCGCTCTCCCTCGATGCCGACGCGGTGCGCGACGAGAAGCTGAAGGTGCTCCGCGCCCTGAAGCCGATTCCCGCCCACGAGGTGCCGCTGCGCACCGTGCGCGGCCAATACGTCGCCGGGGCCGTCAACGGCCAGCCGGTGCCGGGCTACGTCGCCGACCTCGCCGAGGACCGCACGAGCCTGACCGAGACCTTCGTGGCCTTGAAGCTCGAACTGATGACCCCGCGCTGGGCCGGGGTGCCGTTCTACCTGCGCACCGGCAAAAGGCTGCCGCAAAAGGTCTCCGAGATCGTGGTGCAGTTCCGGTCCTCGCCGTTCAGCATCTTCTCGGACGAGTTCGCCCGCGAGCCGAACCGCCTGGTGATCCGGCTGCAGCCGCAGGAGGGCATCAAGCTCGAGGTGATGACCAAGGAGCCGGGGCCCGGCGGCATGCGCCTGCGGTCGACCGGCCTCGACATCTCCTTCGAGGAGACCTTCAACCAGCGCTACCCGGATGCCTATGAGCGCCTGCTGATGGACGTGGTGCGCGGCAACGCCACCCTGTTCATGCGCCGCGACGAGGTCGAGGCCGCCTGGGCCTGGGCCGACACCCTGCTCAACGCCTGGGCCGACCGCCCGGAGCCGCCGCGCCCCTATCCGGCCGGCACCTGGGGCCCCACCGCGGCGATCGCCCTGATCGAGCGCGACGGCCGCACGTGGCACGAAGACATCGGCTGA